The following coding sequences lie in one Labrus bergylta chromosome 13, fLabBer1.1, whole genome shotgun sequence genomic window:
- the cenpj gene encoding centromere protein J — protein sequence MLFVPVAPLFTYVTARPAGDSAVIMSSPAGLQHSQADFLARWMPSSTRAGVILNPRPDLSGSMRHISAVGSPPPPPLEPDDSFASDFAPLPASADSSCVGVDGSARSAGGQRTGADGPVNGLSPGPQRNTNGESDCLDEMANTSQDLPLRMKLEQLRKWQQQMQEQLKAHQLEELLRLQEEQQRLLGIMNGSPDCTEGTPYNPTLQCRRAQQGATCGQEPELSSAGRHMEPQRGQHYEEVDSEEEGSWNSREDDEEQSVDLSQFHEHDDTLIQRKGVFLNEKTSVKEDTAFHERPIQPGIGGQKKTFEELLEEQLRLEEQRLKSAQQQQGRVGSEAAQAPPKRAFLKRGEGLSRFTNNCKPKTAVKNDPRPQPQARVLPRSNSEPTALQRGVSNGVQRFPVQRKTATLNKENRLKGVSPPPQDTKFESKTAWTKVLGSHQRQNTDAAQSIQSDPEGKGTKLPQLEQVKAQNNKKEGLSYQALRNAGHNMLPNPVTKQVGTMRGTEKAESDAAREKSCGSRVESAGGEVPRDSFELSFQEKLQRWDCDLQVENMELGEFELLEQAAEELSFSSNSSFVLKVLQMDQLQAARSLPPRRLSSTPIKSPPKVSPRRCTSVSSSAGVVVRSGTVNPEVFMMKIRDNTLMNRVSVEEKTELDAGREDNHEISDVSSCGRSEFEYQEVAGKPPAFPSTLSFPAQSNLPYDKHSYQDEESCRDSASDVTQVDDAESDSFLSNADESTLLEDKDGQQGRVVFDDNDTWNDLEHTAVCSANDGRLSPVTKATVNTVSPPERTLQRKVAVSEVVEVDKGAVIRSANQEPPPASQLMTRLFPSLKPKTQNAPLPPPPPSAASESKKAEEDTGQQVQSRQLRERLVELEIEIERFKKENSALTKLRQENEKDQENLRKERLEFEKTKVEELAKFEEHKREENRKLQKERKLFEKHALAARAIPDKKEREEIQVLRQQLISLQEELRGRESRWASTHGRLRQQIDSLNKDNDSLRDEVRMLEKLRFTALKKSPVNAEKDKGCNDGPKMFDSNVSSVPKGVKFASPLDSRGSSSISPPQSSTAAAPGKTCRESSQAAAAMKSSLRKPSIPASSSSSFSSSSLPGRRKEERPTPAPCKSQEKLRHQEKSNTSPDTEFLPEEPESSEMKEPESAREVITHPDGKIEKVLASGDRLISFPNGTKKEVSADGLTVKVTFFNGDTKQVTADQRVIYYYAETQTTHVTYPDGIEVLHFPNNQTEKHFPDGRKEITFPDQTIKNLFPNGREESVLTDGTIIQVNPDGTKEIHFNTGQREIHTADYKRREYPDGTVKTVYTDGRQETSYPTGRLRIKDKDGNVIVDNRV from the exons ATGCTTTTTGTTCCAGTCGCACCGCTCTTCACCTATGTCACAG CGAGACCTGCAGGAGACAGCGCGGTCATCATGTCATCTCCAGCCGGGCTCCAGCACTCGCAGGCAGACTTCCTGGCCAGGTGGATGCCAAGTAGCACTAGAGCCGGGGTGATCCTTAACCCCCGCCCGGACTTGTCTGGCTCCATGCGCCACATCTCTGCCGTgggatctcctcctcctcctcctcttgagCCGGACGATTCGTTTGCCTCCGACTTCGCTCCTCTGCCAGCCTCggcagacagcagctgtgtcgGTGTGGATGGATCTGCACGGTCAGCTGGTGGACAGAGAACTGGGGCTGACGGGCCAGTGAACGGTCTGTCGCCTGGGCCTCAGAGGAACACAAATGGAGAGTCGGACTGTTTGGATGAGATGGCAAATACATCACAAGATTTGCCCCTAAGGATGAAGCTAGAACAG TTGAGAAAATGGCAGCAGCAAATGCAGGAGCAGCTAAAAGCCCATCAGTTGGAGGAGCTGCTTCgcctgcaggaggagcagcagaggctgCTGGGGATAATGAACGGATCCCCGGACTGCACAgaag GGACCCCGTACAACCCCACTTTACAGTGCCGTAGAGCTCAACAGGGCGCCACCTGTGGACAGGAACCAGAGCTGTCATCAGCAGGGAGACACATGGAGCCACAAAGAGGTCAACACTATGAAGAGGTGGACAGTGAGGAAGAGG GATCATGGAACTCCAGAGAAGATGATGAGGAACAGAGTGTGGATTTAAGCCAATTTCATGAGCACGATGACACCTTAATACAGAGGAAAGGCgtttttttgaatgaaaaaacCTCAGTAAAAGAAGATACAGCATTTCATGAAAG ACCTATACAGCCCGGTATCGGGGGTCAGAAGAAGACATTTGAGGAGTTGTTGGAGGAGCAGCTGAGGCTGGAGGAGCAGAGGCTGAAATCTGCCCAGCAACAGCAG GGTCGAGTAGGATCTGAAGCTGCACAGGCCCCTCCCAAGAGAGCCTTTCTGAAGCGAGGCGAGGGGCTCTCGAGATTTACCAACAATTGCAAACCAAAAACAGCGGTGAAAAATGACCCCAGACCACAACCACAGGCCAGAGTTCTCCCCCGCAGCAACTCTGAACCTACAGCTTTACAGAGAGGGGTCTCTAATGGTGTGCAGCGGTTTCCTGTCCAGCGTAAAACTGCCACACTCAACAAGGAGAACCGACTGAAAGGTGTCAGCCCCCCACCTCAGGATACCAAGTTTGAAAGTAAGACAGCCTGGACCAAGGTTTTGGGTAGTCATCAAAGACAGAACACAGATGCAGCACAATCTATTCAAAGTGACCCCGAGGGTAAAGGAACCAAACTACCTCAACTGGAGCAAGTAAAGGCGCAGAATAACAAAAAAGAGGGTCTGTCATATCAAGCTTTGAGGAACGCTGGTCACAACATGCTGCCGAACCCTGTAACCAAACAGGTGGGCACGATGAGAGGGACAGAGAAAGCTGAAAGTGACGCAGCCAGAGAGAAAAGTTGTGGTTCAAGAGTGGAATCAGCAGGAGGAGAAGTTCCTCGGGATTCGTTTGAGCTGTCGTTCCAGGAGAAGCTCCAGCGCTGGGATTGTGACCTGCAGGTGGAGAACATGGAGCTGGGAGAGTTTGAGCTACTGGAGCAAGCAGCCGAGGAGCTTTCCTTCTCGTCCAACTCCTCCTTTGTCCTGAAG GTCCTTCAGATGGACCAGCTGCAGGCTGCCAGGAGTCTCCCCCCACGACGGCTCTCCTCCACCCCCATCAAGTCCCCTCCCAAAGTATCACCTCGGAGATGCACTAGTGTTAGCAGCAGTGCTGGTGTGGTAGTCCGAAGCGGTACCGTGAACCCAGAAGTGTTTATGATGAAGATCAGAGACAATACACTCATGAACAGAGTGAGCGTTGAGGAAAAGACGGAACTGGACGCTGGACGGGAAGACAACCACGAGATCTCAGATGTTTCATCCTGTGGCCGCTCTGAGTTTGAGTACCAGGAAGTAGCAGGCAAACCTCCTGCATTTCCCAGCACCCTTAGCTTCCCTGCACAGTCTAACCTGCCGTACGACAAGCATTCATATCAGGACgaggagagctgcagagactcaGCGTCTGATGTGACACAGGTCGATGATGCTGAGAGTGACAGCTTCCTCAGCAATGCGGACGAGTCCACTCTGTTAGAGGACAAAGACGGGCAGCAGGGTCGAGTCGTGTTTGACGACAATGACACCTGGAACGACCTGGAGCACACCGCAGTCTGCTCAGCCAATGACGGCAGACTAAGTCCAGTTACCAAGGCAACAGTGAATACAGTTTCACCTCCAGAGCGGACTCTGCAGAGGAAGGTGGCAGTGAGTGAAGTTGTGGAGGTGGATAAAGGTGCAGTTATCAGgtcagccaatcaggagcctCCCCCTGCCTCCCAGCTCATGACTCGGCTGTTCCCCTCGCTGAAGCCAAAGACCCAGAATGCACcgctccctcctccacctccttctgcTGCTTCCGAGTCGAAAAAGGCAGAggaggacacag GCCAGCAGGTGCAGTCCAGACAGCTGAGGGAGAGACTGGTGGAGCTGGAGATCGAGATCGAGAGATTTAAGAAGGAGAACTCTGCGCTGACCAAACTCAGACAAGAGAACGAGAAAGACCAGGAAAATCTCAG GAAAGAGCGTCTGGAGTTTGAGAAGACCAAGGTGGAGGAGCTGGCCAAGTTTGAGGAGcacaagagagaggagaacagaaaGCTGCAGAAGGAGCGCAAACTTTTTGAGAAGCACGCGCTGGCTGCCAGAGCGATCCCCGACAAGAAGGAACGAGAAGAAATCCAG GTGTTGAGGCAGCAGCTGATctccctgcaggaggagctgaggggGAGGGAGAGCCGCTGGGCCTCCACACACGGCCGACTGCGACAGCAAATCGACTCCCTGAACAAAGATAACGACTCTCTCCGGGATGAG gTGCGCATGTTGGAAAAGCTCCGCTTCACCGCCTTGAAGAAAAGCCCGGTCAATGCAGAGAAGGACAAGGGCTGTAACGACGGTCCTAAGATGTTTGACAGCAACGTTTCATCTGTGCCCAAAGGAGTGAAATTCGCT AGTCCTCTCGACTccagaggaagcagcagcatCAGTCCTCCACAGAGCAGTACGGCTGCAGCTCCTGGAAagacctgcagagagagcagtcaggctgctgcag CGATGAAGAGCAGCCTGAGAAAACCATCAATACCAGCATCCTCTTCGTCATCATTCTCTTCGTCATCATTGCCCGGCCGGAGGAAAGAAGAGAGGCCAACGCCAGCTCCCTGCAAGAGCCAGGAGAAGCTGCGACATCAAGAAAAATCAAACACCTCTCCG GACACAGAATTCCTGCCAGAAGAACCCGAGTCCAGTGAGATGAAAGAGCCAGAATCAGCTCGAGAGGTTATCACACACCCTGATGGGAAG ATTGAGAAAGTTCTGGCGAGTGGAGATCGTCTCATTTCTTTCCCCAACGGGACGAAGAAGGAGGTTTCAGCCGACGGGCTGACGGTCAAAGTTACCTTCTTCAACGGAGACACTAAACAGGTCACAGCCGACCAGAGAGTG ATCTACTACTACGCTGAAACACAGACTACACACGTCACCTACCCAGACGGTATCGAGGTCCTGCACTTCCCCAACAACCAGACAG AAAAGCATTTCCCGGATGGCCGCAAAGAAATCACCTTCCCAGATCAGACAATCAAAAACCTTTTCCCCAACGGTCGAGAGGAGAGCGTGCTGACAGACGGGACCATCATCCAAGTCAACCC CGACGGCACCAAGGAGATCCACTTCAACACGGGCCAGAGGGAGATCCACACGGCCGACTACAAGAGGAGAGAGTACCCTGACGGCACGGTGAAGACCGTCTACACAGACGGCAGGCAGGAGACCAGCTACCCGACCGGACGACTCAGGATCAAAGACAAAGACGGGAACGTCATCGTGGACAACAGGGTGTAG